From a single Pempheris klunzingeri isolate RE-2024b chromosome 2, fPemKlu1.hap1, whole genome shotgun sequence genomic region:
- the zbtb40 gene encoding zinc finger and BTB domain-containing protein 40, giving the protein MMELPNYSSQLMQQLWALRKEGHFCDCTILVGDSPHRAHKLVLAASSMLFRSLLDGSDTIHIDTTMVSSQEFGCLLDMVYTGKLPLGKHNVSRIVAAADSLQMFDVAIGFKNVLTSLVNQQPPVPSAQTASLTVINKAQSLNHEGPASPAGDDSTSETELKAELKKEVCQSDSDNTEEPACKRVCVDAPEPSEPEEAEEAKSSESVVEEDNKTTGSVSSGPATGFLEHSSQLVELLTSMSSVLELLSQAAQSSLDEQERQVVCQCCEEAEPSSALEKLMSRVKEGQLSEGALLRLLRTVRQQAPSSLPSALLSLVEEVEGNTQEPEESQDGVDSEKQNGTTSEEKQGEEEEEEEEISKEETEEDEKVINATTDSSSSSPPSSPYSCCWCSKGFAYKCRMLAHVKRCPMSQECEQQCPQCPEKLANQRALQRHRAEAHRNSARVKKKVACDLCGRTFAHPSGMIYHKRTEHFEEKPFACEDCGAKFGANSSLKNHMRLHTGEKPYHCKHCDMSFSVAAALAYHTKKKHSEGKMYVCQYCKAVFAQSIELTRHVRTHTGDRPYVCRECGKGYSQASGLTVHLHTFHNLSEPHDCQKCCLSFSSLEEHRQHIQEFHPKEFHKCPTCNKVFTSAALLDKHKGTHTGTKPFSCDLCNKSYQQLSGLWYHNRTNHPDVFANHTRQLKTLVQCDVCFKFFPSAASVAKHQAAEHQGTAASSARCPYCPAVLGGEEEMQEHMSSQHVGQTSEAFSCPLCPQGCASQLELQQHLLSCHLENQEEQEAGEEQASTSHTVISADPTGSEGAESIIAEEQAQLAAAQQVYVALAGGREGRSSAEVVEVNMYDLLNSSVTFTICEDKPSEPGS; this is encoded by the exons ATGATGGAGTTACCCAACTACAGCAGCCAGCTGATGCAGCAGCTGTGGGCCCTGAGGAAGGAGGGCCACTTCTGTGACTGCACCATCCTGGTGGGAGACAGCCCTCACCGTGCACATAAGCTGGTGCTGGCCGCCTCCAGCATGCTCTTCAG ATCTCTCCTGGATGGCTCCGACACCATCCACATCGACACCACCATGGTTTCCTCGCAGGAGTTTGGCTGTCTGCTGGACATGGTCTACACCGGCAAGCTGCCTTTAGGCAAACACAACGTCAGCCGCATCgttgcagctgcagacagcctGCAGATGTTCGACGTGGCCATCGGCTTCAAAAACGTCCTCACTAGTCTGGTGAACCAGCAGCCCCCAGTCCCTTCTGCACAGACTGCAAGCCTAACTGTGATCAACAAAGCCCAGAGCCTGAACCATGAAGGTCCAGCCTCGCCCGCCGGGGATGACTCGACCTCAGAGACGGAGCTAAAGGCTGAGCTGAAGAAGGAagtctgtcagtcagacagtgaCAATACGGAGGAACCAGCATGTAAAAGAGTCTGTGTGGACGCCCCTGAGCCCTCAG agcCTGAAGAAGCTGAAGAAGCTAAATCCTCAGAAAGTGTTGTGGAAGAAGACAACAAGACGACAGGCAGCGTGTCCAGTGGGCCTGCCACCGGTTTTCTGGAACATTCCTCTCAGCTTGTGGAGCTCCTCACCAGCATGTCGTCTGTCCTGGAGCTGCTGAGCCAGGCAGCACAGAGTAGTCTGGATGAACAGGAGAGACAG GTTGTCTGTCAGTGCTGTGAGGAGGCAGAGCCCAGCTCAGCGCTGGAGAAGCTGATGAGCCGCGTGAAGGAGGGGCAGCTCAGCGAAGGAGCGCTCCTCAGGCTGCTGCGGACCGTTCGGCAGCAAGCTCCCTCGTCCTTACCCTCAGCGCTGCTCtctctggtggaggaggtggaagggAACACACAGGAGCCAGAGGAAAGCCAAGATGGAG TTGACTCAGAAAAGCAGAATGGCACTACAAGTGAAGAAAAGcagggggaagaggaagaggaagaggaagaaatcagtaaggaggagacagaagaggacGAGAAAGTGATAAACGCTACGAcagactcttcctcctcttccccccccTCCTCGCCCTACTCCTGTTGCTGGTGTTCAAAGGGTTTTGCCTACAAGTGTCGAATGCTGGCCCACGTGAAGCGCTGCCCCATGTCCCAGGAATGTGAGCAGCAGTGCCCACAGTGTCCGGAGAAGCTGGCCAACCAGCGGGCCCTGCAGCGCCATCGGGCCGAGGCTCACCGCAACAGCGCACGAGTGAAGAAGAAGGTGGCCTGTGACCTCTGTGGGCGAACCTTCGCCCACCCATCAG GCATGATTTACCACAAGCGCACCGAGCACTTTGAAGAGAAACCATTTGCTTGCGAGGACTGTGGCGCCAAGTTCGGTGCCAACTCGTCTCTGAAGAATCACATGAGGCTGCACACGGGGGAGAAACCTTACCACTGCAAACACTGTGACATGAGCTTCAGCGTGGCTGCTGCACTCGCATACCACACCAAGAAGAAACACTCTgagg GGAAGATGTACGTGTGTCAGTACTGTAAGGCCGTCTTCGCCCAGTCCATTGAACTGACGCGTCATGTGCGAACACACACTGGTGACCGGCCCTATGTGTGTCGAGAATGTGGCAAAGGCTACAGCCAGGCCAGCGGACTCACCGTCCACCTGCACACCTTCCACA ATTTGTCAGAGCCTCATGACTGTCAGAAGTGTTGTCTCAGCTTCTCCTCGTTAGAGGAGCATCGCCAACACATCCAGGAGTTCCACCCAAAGGAGTTCCACAAGTGTCCCACCTGCAACAAGGTGTTCACCAGCGCTGCGCTGCTGGACAAACACAAGGGCACACACACTGGCACTAAGCCCTTCAGCTGTGACCTCTGCAACAAGTCTTACCAG CAACTGTCAGGACTGTGGTACCATAACAGGACCAACCACCCTGATGTGTTTGCTAACCACACCCGGCAGCTTAAGACGCTGGTTCAGTGTGACGTCTGCTTCAAATTCTTTCCCAGCGCTGCCAGTGTGGCTAAACACCAGGCTGCTGAGCACCAAG GCACAGCAGCGTCATCGGCGCGTTGTCCGTACTGCCCGGCCGTGTTGGGCGGGGAGGAGGAGATGCAGGAGCACATGAGCAGCCAGCATGTCGGCCAGACCAGCGAGGCGTTCAGCTGCCCCCTCTGTCCCCAGGGCTGTGCCTCACAGCTGGAGCTgcaacagcacctgctctcCTGCCACCTGGAGaaccaggaggagcaggaggccggAGAGGAGCAGGCCTCCACCTCCCACACG GTGATTTCAGCAGATCCAACAGGCAGTGAGGGGGCGGAGTCGATCATCGCTGAGGAGCAGGCTCAGCTGGCCGCCGCCCAGCAGGTGTATGTGGCTTTGGCGGGTGGAAGAGAGGGCAGATCATCGGCAGAGGTGGTGGAGGTCAACATGTATGACCTGCTGAACAGCTCAGTCACCTTCACCATCTGTGAAGACAAACCGTCGGAGCCTGGCTCTTAA
- the cyb561d1 gene encoding probable transmembrane reductase CYB561D1 gives MRSDVEYSPVGEGLGMREYWLYVWLRRAAVIAAHVTGLGLTLIISLLSRPGTSLFSWHPVCMSVAYCLCMTEGILLFSAEGSLFCFKSRKGKVRVHWFCQGLVLITAATGLGFMVASKNVSERPHLVTWHSLLGICTLAATALQVACGICVIFPKPLRLSSSLPRLKLYHATCGLVVYLLATVTVVSAMFSDWFQATVKGVAWWAFLLLPLFPALVVMNQITNAYLPRKKITS, from the exons ATGCGGTCGGACGTGGAGTACAGCCCGGTGGGAGAGGGGCTGGGGATGCGGGAGTACTGGCTCTACGTGTGGCTGCGGAGGGCGGCGGTGATAGCGGCTCATGTCACCGGCCTGGGCCTGACCCTCATCATCTCCCTGCTGTCCAGACCCGGAACTA GTCTGTTTTCTTGGCATCCAGTGTGTATGTCTGTTGCA TACTGCCTGTGTATGACTGAAggcatcctcctcttctcagcTGAAGGATCCCTCTTCTGCTTCAAATCTCGGAAGGGTAAGGTCCGTGTGCACTGGTTCTGTCAGGGCCTGGTCCTGATAACCGCAGCCACCGGCTTGGGCTTCATGGTGGCTAGCAAGAACGTGTCAGAGCGCCCCCACCTGGTCACCTGGCACAGTCTGCTGGGCATCTGCACCTTGGCCGCCACCGCACTCCAAGTGGCTTGCGGTATCTGCGTGATCTTCCCCAAGCCGCTGcgtctgtcctcctctctgccgaGGCTGAAGCTGTACCACGCCACCTGTGGCCTAGTGGTCTACCTGCTGGCCACGGTCACCGTAGTGTCGGCCATGTTCTCAGACTGGTTCCAGGCCACGGTGAAGGGGGTGGCCTGGTGGGCCTTCCTCCTACTGCCCCTCTTCCCCGCCCTGGTGGTGATGAACCAGATCACTAACGCCTACCTGCCCCGCAAGAAGATCACCAGCTAG
- the atxn7l2a gene encoding ataxin-7-like protein 2a translates to MMAVRERAVKVMAALDRRVPSLDDFVGQSWSAWTEWAGVTAADGPDLDDCSKNGKKAAEAMSLSKDDMSIFGLYPGHDDFYLVVCSHCGQVVKPQAFEKHCERRHGPLAKLYARLRSPTPAPQPQQRPHHGHSPSHGTNAASASSWEGRGQGVGQLRAAPPSPSTPPQYRHSKNSKDGVRHSPLEKSSHSSHAETSVFKQPPPLEPPMSSPPPSLRDPPWPHGSTPPGRPTPSDRPPTPNQRKDSPLVSVVPSHRVPRPYNKVASKRECDLDKHCGVLDPDRKKVCTRLLTCNIHSIHQRRKVVGRSKNFDQLVAELKTKVREKGAQSLDGGPSTGRSPSPEAPREQAGAPHCRRPLASLPAFSRTTAAPESTPEEEKQRLDEGSLRAPSPLVHGRISSDDSDAEGLEELVELPSSAAHPRPQAVCSFGSHALGHGIYTFDRRLHHLRSALSSMLEQHISAHLWKKIPQATDLQSPPPSVKTITSSSPSSSATASSSSLHCKVRTGSHISSSLKTASSSSLSSSSSSRGPGKPPTAIQSENSGGSGSSNSGGHLVSPSKPVAVRPVGLGRPKNPVGRPSKQMLKLREEAAAAATLRKRKAPSQEGEHSGPDRNCIILQDRGRPPSAASSSSSSSSSKPPISSPLPHGQTNGTLSPSSKPRPQPSPSESHSPAAKAVWTYRRTHTPLGHSSPPDPSSTTNNSHSRGVGDSGLHGQGSGRSFEHQGLVKKRKGGGMEDHSPSSKLPTHRLPSSSSSSATSSSPRSNFYPWKDSKSGGLAGGVEKKLGTQKPKLHH, encoded by the exons ATGATGGCGGTGCGTGAACGCGCAGTAAAAGTAATGGCTGCTCTGGATCGGCGGGTGCCTAGCCTCGATGATTTCGTGGGTCAAAGCTGGAGTGCCTGGACCGAGTGGGCCGGTGTGACAGCGGCGGATG GGCCTGATTTGGATGACTGCAGCAAGAATGGCAAAAAGGCTGCAGAGGCCATGTCCCTCAGTAAGGATG ACATGTCTATCTTTGGCCTCTACCCCGGCCATGATGACTTCTACCTGGTGGTGTGCAGCCACTGTGGCCAAGTAGTGAAGCCCCAGGCTTTTGAAAAGCACTGCGAGCGGCGACACGGCCCTCTGGCCAAGCTGTACGCCCGCCTGCGCTCTCCCACCCCTGCACCCCAGCCCCAGCAGAGGCCCCACCACGGCCACTCTCCTTCCCATGGGACCAATGCTGCTTCCGCTTCATCATGGGAGGGTCGTGGCCAGGGGGTCGGGCAGCTACGGGCAGCCCCGCCTTCaccctccaccccaccccagTACAGACACTCCAAGAACTCCAAGGATGGAGTACG ACATTCTCCTTTGGAGAAGTCTTCCCACAGCAGCCACGCAGAAACATCAGTATTCAAGCAGCCGCCACCTCTGGAGCCCCCGATGAGCTCTCCACCTCCATCACTCAGAGATCCGCCCTGGCCACACGGAAGCACCCCACCCGGTAGACCCACACCCAGTGATAGGCCGCCCACCCCAAACCAAAGGAAGGACTCTCCTTTGGTCTCTGTGGTGCCGAGCCACCGGGTCCCCAGACCCTACAACAAAGTGGCCTCCA AGAGGGAGTGTGACTTGGACAAACACTGTGGTGTCCTTGATCCCGACAGGAAGAAAGTCTGCACCCGCCTCCTGACATGCAAT ATCCACTCCATCCACCAGCGGAGGAAAGTGGTGGGCCGCAGCAAGAACTTTGACCAGCTAGTGGCAGAACTCAAGACCAAGGTTCGTGAGAAAGGGGCCCAATCCCTGGACGGAGGACCCTCCACTGGACGGTCCCCAAGCCCAGAGGCCCCCAGGGAGCAGGCTGGGGCTCCACACTGCAGGAGACCTCTGGCTAGCCTCCCTGCTTTCAG TCGGACTACGGCAGCGCCAGAGAGCAccccagaggaggagaagcagcggCTGGACGAGGGAAGTCTCCGAGCCCCCTCGCCTCTCGTCCATGGACGAATCTCCAGTGATGACAGTGATGCTGAAGGACTTGAAGAGCTCGTTGAGTTGCCATCTTCTGCTGCACATCCCAGACCACAAGCG GTATGTTCATTTGGCAGCCATGCACTGGGTCATGGCATCTACACGTTTGACAGGAGACTTCATCACCTGAGGTCGGCTCTCAGCAGCATGCTTGAGCAGCACATCAGCGCCCATCTTTGGAA GAAAATACCTCAAGCCACGGACCTTCAATCTCCACCTCCCTCAGTGAAGACCATCACGTCctcgtctccctcctcctcagccaccgcttcctcctcttcattacATTGTAAGGTCCGCACAGGAAGTCATATCAGCTCCTCCCTCAAAACTGCATCGTCGTCGTCCTTGTCGTCCTCTTCTTCCAGTCGTGGTCCAGGGAAACCTCCGACAGCCATACAATCAGAGAACTCCGGGGGCAGTGGCAGCAGTAACAGTGGAGGTCATCTGGTGTCTCCGAGTAAACCTGTGGCGGTGCGTCCGGTAGGTCTCGGGCGACCTAAGAACCCTGTGGGGCGTCCCAGCAAGCAGATGCTGAAGCTGCGAGAAGAGGCAGCAGCCGCTGCTACCCTCCGCAAACGCAAGGCCCCGTCCCAGGAAGGGGAACACTCAGGCCCCGACAGGAACTGCATCATCCTCCAGGACCGGGGCCGTCCACCTTctgctgcctcttcctcttcctcatcttcctcttctaaACCCCCCATTTCCTCGCCTCTCCCACATGGGCAGACCAATGGCACGCTTTCACCCAGCAGCAAACCCCGCCCCCAGCCCTCCCCCTCAGAGTCCCACTCACCAGCGGCCAAGGCAGTCTGGACCTACAGAcgaacacacactcctctgggCCATTCATCACCCCCAGACCCATCCTCTACAACCAACAACTCCCACAGCCGGGGCGTGGGGGACTCAGGACTGCACGGACAGGGCAGCGGGAGGAGCTTTGAGCACCAGGGGCTGGTGAAGAAACGTAAAGGGGGTGGGATGGAGGATCATTCGCCTTCCTCCAAACTCCCAACGCACCGCctgccctcttcctcttccagctctgccacctcctcctctccacgcTCTAACTTCTACCCCTGGAAGGACAGTAAAAGCGGGGGGTTGGCAGGGGGTGTGGAGAAGAAACTGGGCACACAGAAG CCAAAACTGCACCATTAA